The nucleotide window GTGAAACCCTGAAAAGCTCCTCTCCCGCGCGGTTGTGCCGGAGTGAAACAGAAATTTTCTTCTCCTGCAACCGCGACATCAGGCCCTTCCGGTCGCATTGTTTGGGAAAATAAAACGTCAGGATTCCGGAGCACTCATTCTCGGAAATGTCGCGCATGCCATAGAGGTCAAAACCCAGCGCCGTCAGACGTGGAACCAGATAACGCCGCAGTTCCAGAAGCCGCGCTGCCACCGCATTCACCCCGATTTCCAACAGAAATTCCATGGAAGCCTGCATGGCCAGGATGCCGGGGACATTCAAACTGCCCGGCTCATAGCGCCGGGCGCCTTCGTAAAACTCAATGGTGTCCTGGGCGATGAAGTTGGGCGATTGCACGTTCCAGGACCCGAGCAGGGCTGGCCGCAGGCGGCCGAAGTGTTCCTCCTTTACATAAAAAATCCCCGCTCCGAGCGGACCTAACAACCATTTGTGTGAATCCGCGCTGAGAAAATCCACATGCTCCACCGAAAGCGGGAACGCCCCCAGCGTCTGGATGCCGTCCAGGCAGAACAAAACTCCGCGCTCATGCAGCTTTTTCCCAATCCCCTCCGCATCGATCCGGTAGCCGCTGATAAAATTCGCCGTGGCCAGCGCCACCAGCTTTGTTTTCGGTGAAAGCTCTTTGCGCAGCGTTTCCCAGGTGATTTTTCCGGGCTCGCCCGGCTGGAGAAACCGCACCACCACTCCGCGCGCTCTCAGCTTGATCCACGGATAGACATTGGCCGGGTAATCATCCTGATAACAAATCACCTCATCGCCCGCCTGCCAAGACAACCCGTCTGCGACAAGATTCAATCCCAGCGCGGTGGGGCCCAGCAGCGCAATTTCGGAGTCCTTCGCGCCGATCAGGTTTGCCGCAGTCTTGCGCGCCCGCTGCACCCGCATCCAGACCGCCGGACCTTCCTGCTGGTCCTCACAGGCCTGATCCGCAAACCAACGCAGGGCTTCACAAGCCGGTTGAGGTAAGGCCGTGACGCCCGCATGCGCGAAAAAAGCGCGGCTCTTGGCCACCGGAAAAAGTCGGCGGCGCAGCTCTTCGTTGCGAAGCACTTCGGTGAGCGTGTTCATGGCCTGCGGGGAATCAAAGGACGTCCACGGCCAATCCGGCTGTGATGTCTTCCCCCGAATCCACCCGGGATTTGAGCACGGCTGCCGAGGGGGTTTCGGCCCTGAGCCTGGCCACGATGCCGGGCAGGACGGCCAGCACGCGGTCCACTTCCTGCTCCGTATTATACACGCTGAAGGAAAAACGCAGGGCAGTCAGCGCCAGTTCCTTCGGCACGCCCATCGCGCGCAGCACATGCGAAGGCTCAAGCGAGCCCGTCGTGCATGCGGAACCGGCCGAGGCGCAAATTCCATACTGGTCGAGCATGATCAGCAGGGCTTCAGCCTCCACTCCGCTGAAGGAAATGTTAGTGGTGTTGGGCAGGCGCTTTTCCGCATGCCCGTTCCGTTGCGTGCCCGGAATGGACGACAGCACGGCGTTCTCAAACTTGTCCCGCAGCCCGCGCACCCGCGTGTCTTCGTCACTCATGTTTTCCCGGGCCTCGTCCGCCGCCTGACCCAACCCCACAATCGACGCCACATTTTCCGTGCCGCCGCGCTTGCCCTTCTCCTGATGCCCGCCCAGCAGCATCGGCACAAACTTGGCCCGGCGCCGCACATAAAGCACGCCCACGCCCTTCGGCGCATGAAGCTTGTGTCCCGAGACGGATAGAAAATCAATTTTCAGATCGTTGAGCCGGATCGGAATTTTTCCCACAGCCTGCACCGCATCTGTATGGAACAGTACGCCGCGCGCGCGGCAAAGTTCTCCGATCTCCTCCACTGGAAACAACACGCCGGTTTCATTGTTCGCCCACATGAGCGAAACAATCGCGGTGTCGGGACGCAACGCCTCCTCCACCTGCCGCGCCTGCAACGTGCCGTCCGCCGCCACCGGTAAAATGGTGACGCCGTAGCCCAGGCGTTCCAAGTGCTCGGCTTGGTTTTTCACCGCCGAATGTTCGGTGGCGCTGGTAATGACATGCCGGTGCCCGGTGGTCTGGAGTGCGGAAAGGATCGCGGTGTTGTCCGACTCCGTCCCGCAGCTTGTAAAAATCACTTCCCTGGCATCGCAGCCCAGCAACGCGGCGGTCTGTTCGCGGGCCCGCTGCACCGCATCATTCACCTCGCGCCCGATTTGGTATGCGCTGGAGGGATTGCCGTAGTACTGCGTCAGATATGGCACCATGGCCTCGAAGACCGAAGGGCTGATCTGCGTCGTGGCATTGTTGTCAAAATAGATGGTTTTCCGCTTTGTCATGATTTCACTCTCCACCCGCGGGGCCTTTCGGTTCGCAGGTTGAAGGGATAGGATATCAGATCAGTCGCTTAACTCAACATTCCAATAAGCAACATCAAGGAAGTGCTTCCAGGAATCATGCGGGACCGTGGAGATCTGGATGTTGATGAAAGTCCGGAGCTTGGGCTTCTTGGGCTTGCGTAACAAAACCATGCTCGCCTCATGGGGCAAACGGTTGCCTTTCCGGGTGTTGCAGGGAACACAGGAGGCCACCACATTCTCCCAAGTCGTCCGCCCGCCGCGGTCGCGCGGCATGACGTGGTCGATGTTCAAGTCTTTGCGTTCAAACGGCTTGGCGCAATACTGGCAGGTAAAACTGTCCCGCTCGAAAATGTTATTGCGGGTCAACTTCACCTCTTTGCGCGGCAGGCGGTCAAACATGAGAAGCACAATAATCTGCGGGACGCGGATCCTGAAATTCACGCTGCGCAGGCATTCCTCGTCATGGGATTGCTGGGAAAAATCGCTCCATTCGGAAAAATCCAGGGTCAAATATTCGCCATTGGACGCATTAACCACTTGGGCATGCCCCAGATACAGCAGGGAAAAAGCCCGCCGCACTGTGCAAACACTCACAGCCTGCCAAAGCCTGTTTAACACTAAAACAGGGCGATTTAAGATCGTATCCACCTGGTTGCCTCGGTAAAAAAGGACGCAAATTGCTACCACAAGTCGCTTTCGGGGTCAACTTAGGAAGAAAATCAGGCCGAATCGCCAAAAAGCTAAATTTTTTTTAGTGAGTAACTTAGCTGAATAGAGATTGCGTTTTTACTCATAAATATGTTAAATGCCTCCCATGACTCGGTTCCTCTTAGCCGTATTCTTGCTTTTGATGTCCGGTTTGGCCTCACAGGTCCTTTCCGAAACCTCGCCACAGGATCAATACCTGCAAATCTACCTTCTGATTCAAGAGGCTGAAAAACTGGAACTTGCAGGCCAAAAGGCCTCCGCTCGCGAACGCTACACCGTCAGCCAGGATCGCCTGGAGAAACTCCCGAAAGACTGGGAACCGACCATCGTCAATTACCGCATCCGTTATTGCAAAGATAAAATTGAAAAGCTGGCCGATGCCAAGGATGAAAATCCCAGCGACAACGTCCCGCCCATTCCGCCCGATCTGGGAACGACTCCGCCTGCCCAACCCGCTCCCGCCCCTGCTCAACCGGCGCCTGCGGCCTTGGCGCCCACAATTGAGACCCCTTCTTCCACCAATCCTTCCAATGCATCGGATGACCCGGCCGTCCTGAAAAAACGCATCAACGATCTGGAAAGCCAACTCAGCGACACGAAAGAACGACTTGAACAGGCTCAACTCGAGGCAGCCACTCTCCGCACCAAGGTGACCGAATTGGAAGCCGCCGTGAAGAGCGCCCGCGAAGGCACCCCGGATGAAAAAGTCACCGCCCTGATGGAAGAAAACAGGCAGTTGAAGGAAAAACTTGTTTCCGCTGAAACGCTGGCTTCCAACCTGCAGAACGGCAGTTCGCCAGAGTCGCTGACCACCATGCAGGAGCAGTTGAAAAAGATCCAGGACCAGCTTGAACTTGCGAAGCAGGAAAACACGGCGCTTCGCCAGACCAGCGACGAATATAAGAAAAAGATGGAAGAGGCGCAGAAGAATCTGGACGATGCCAACGCCAAGCTGGCCGCCATTCCAAAAGATAATCCGCTGCAGAAGGAAAATAGCGTCCTCCGCGATATCCTGAAACGCGAAATGGCCGAACAGACCCGCCGCGAAGTGGCCAAACGCATCGCCATGGAAGAGCTCGAAGGCCTGGCCATTGATTCGGAGAAACTCAAAACCCAGATCACCCTGCTCGGCTCACCGCTTATTCAACTCTCGCCCGAAGAAAAGGATCTGTTGAAAGAACCCGCCGCCGTAGCCCTCGAAACCGACAACAGCGGCAATTTTTCGATGAAAAAGGATGATCTCGGCGCAACGGACTATTCCACGCGCCCGAAAGTCCCGCCGGAGCTGAAGGACACCGCCAAGGAAGCCAACGATCTCTTCGCACAACAAAAATTTGATGATGCCGCGGCCAAATATCAGTCGATTTTGAATGCCTATCCCGATTCGCTGTATGCCCTGTCCAACCTGGGTGTGGTGCGTTTC belongs to Candidatus Methylacidiphilales bacterium and includes:
- a CDS encoding aminotransferase class V-fold PLP-dependent enzyme, which encodes MNTLTEVLRNEELRRRLFPVAKSRAFFAHAGVTALPQPACEALRWFADQACEDQQEGPAVWMRVQRARKTAANLIGAKDSEIALLGPTALGLNLVADGLSWQAGDEVICYQDDYPANVYPWIKLRARGVVVRFLQPGEPGKITWETLRKELSPKTKLVALATANFISGYRIDAEGIGKKLHERGVLFCLDGIQTLGAFPLSVEHVDFLSADSHKWLLGPLGAGIFYVKEEHFGRLRPALLGSWNVQSPNFIAQDTIEFYEGARRYEPGSLNVPGILAMQASMEFLLEIGVNAVAARLLELRRYLVPRLTALGFDLYGMRDISENECSGILTFYFPKQCDRKGLMSRLQEKKISVSLRHNRAGEELFRVSPHFYNTEQELDQLVETCAEYASGR
- the nifS gene encoding cysteine desulfurase NifS, with product MTKRKTIYFDNNATTQISPSVFEAMVPYLTQYYGNPSSAYQIGREVNDAVQRAREQTAALLGCDAREVIFTSCGTESDNTAILSALQTTGHRHVITSATEHSAVKNQAEHLERLGYGVTILPVAADGTLQARQVEEALRPDTAIVSLMWANNETGVLFPVEEIGELCRARGVLFHTDAVQAVGKIPIRLNDLKIDFLSVSGHKLHAPKGVGVLYVRRRAKFVPMLLGGHQEKGKRGGTENVASIVGLGQAADEARENMSDEDTRVRGLRDKFENAVLSSIPGTQRNGHAEKRLPNTTNISFSGVEAEALLIMLDQYGICASAGSACTTGSLEPSHVLRAMGVPKELALTALRFSFSVYNTEQEVDRVLAVLPGIVARLRAETPSAAVLKSRVDSGEDITAGLAVDVL
- a CDS encoding HNH endonuclease; this encodes MSVCTVRRAFSLLYLGHAQVVNASNGEYLTLDFSEWSDFSQQSHDEECLRSVNFRIRVPQIIVLLMFDRLPRKEVKLTRNNIFERDSFTCQYCAKPFERKDLNIDHVMPRDRGGRTTWENVVASCVPCNTRKGNRLPHEASMVLLRKPKKPKLRTFINIQISTVPHDSWKHFLDVAYWNVELSD
- a CDS encoding tetratricopeptide repeat protein: MTRFLLAVFLLLMSGLASQVLSETSPQDQYLQIYLLIQEAEKLELAGQKASARERYTVSQDRLEKLPKDWEPTIVNYRIRYCKDKIEKLADAKDENPSDNVPPIPPDLGTTPPAQPAPAPAQPAPAALAPTIETPSSTNPSNASDDPAVLKKRINDLESQLSDTKERLEQAQLEAATLRTKVTELEAAVKSAREGTPDEKVTALMEENRQLKEKLVSAETLASNLQNGSSPESLTTMQEQLKKIQDQLELAKQENTALRQTSDEYKKKMEEAQKNLDDANAKLAAIPKDNPLQKENSVLRDILKREMAEQTRREVAKRIAMEELEGLAIDSEKLKTQITLLGSPLIQLSPEEKDLLKEPAAVALETDNSGNFSMKKDDLGATDYSTRPKVPPELKDTAKEANDLFAQQKFDDAAAKYQSILNAYPDSLYALSNLGVVRFQQGKYALAEEFLRKAVKQAPQDAFSHSILGIALYQQGKYDDAVQILTRAVALEPNDPKTHNYLGISASQKGWQEAAEQECRKAIELDPQYGDAHFNLAVIYSTQRPPSRELARRHYERALELGVPRDPQLEKLVYSKEKPEKP